One region of Sulfuriroseicoccus oceanibius genomic DNA includes:
- a CDS encoding DUF6714 family protein, protein MRRTTQAEIDDMRARGFDAETIRQAEFSEKRTAVADSLCDKVAEAFANVKLGDGVGLFEGQAIDNYETAEVRQQMRKKDEKEVWSQIESKHLNACHSSLSFFDSLGMRFHLPAFIVADLKGDYGMGMEFTLTHLDDYNRKKFGLLSPQQRQVVREYLQFLRQDPDSEFYYDDIDRALNEYWKELE, encoded by the coding sequence ATGAGACGGACGACACAAGCAGAGATTGATGACATGCGAGCTCGCGGTTTCGACGCCGAAACGATCCGACAAGCGGAGTTCAGCGAGAAGCGCACTGCCGTAGCAGACAGCCTATGCGACAAAGTGGCGGAAGCCTTTGCCAACGTTAAACTTGGGGACGGAGTGGGTCTGTTTGAAGGGCAAGCGATCGATAACTACGAGACAGCCGAAGTTCGACAGCAGATGCGAAAGAAGGACGAGAAGGAAGTCTGGAGCCAGATCGAATCGAAGCACTTGAACGCTTGCCATAGCAGCTTGAGCTTCTTCGATTCCCTTGGCATGAGGTTTCACCTTCCCGCGTTCATAGTTGCCGACCTAAAAGGCGATTATGGGATGGGGATGGAGTTCACACTGACACATCTCGATGACTACAACCGCAAGAAATTCGGTCTTCTCAGCCCTCAGCAGCGTCAAGTAGTGAGAGAGTACCTTCAATTCCTTAGGCAAGATCCCGATTCGGAATTTTACTACGATGATATCGACCGAGCGTTAAACGAATATTGGAAGGAGCTAGAGTGA
- a CDS encoding Imm39 family immunity protein, translating to MDFDVLLKMMPHRKALLLGACGTVQGRFGRWFNPILAEISNEYDQVLKSQRWLDQREDFDTVHHVIRFGESDREEIEIGRVSSKHAELPTASFRSMAGLHRVYLDQEALRHYLDAEVIRALNLIGSRLGLPKLAPEKKSAEQVGAANRDNAGCCSQDL from the coding sequence GTGGACTTCGACGTTCTGCTGAAAATGATGCCTCACCGGAAAGCTCTTCTTCTTGGAGCATGCGGAACTGTCCAAGGACGATTCGGCCGATGGTTCAACCCGATCTTGGCGGAGATCTCCAACGAATATGACCAAGTCCTCAAATCACAACGATGGCTTGATCAGCGAGAGGATTTCGACACCGTTCATCACGTGATACGGTTCGGCGAGAGCGATCGCGAGGAGATCGAGATCGGAAGGGTCTCCTCAAAGCACGCGGAATTACCGACAGCCTCATTTCGTTCGATGGCTGGCCTTCACCGAGTCTACCTCGATCAGGAGGCTCTTCGGCACTACTTGGATGCAGAGGTGATCAGAGCACTGAACTTGATTGGAAGTCGCCTTGGTTTGCCCAAGCTCGCCCCCGAAAAAAAATCGGCAGAACAAGTCGGCGCAGCCAACCGCGATAACGCTGGATGTTGTTCGCAAGATCTGTAG
- a CDS encoding barstar family protein, translating to MQKREYEIDGNRFSDLQGFFDQISENLILGAEWGRNLDAFNDILRGGFGTPDEGFVLIWRNSEESKRRLGYTETVKQLERRLERCHPTNREDVTNDLQKAQRNKGSTVFDWLVEIIEVHCKGGEEEEDAVELRLA from the coding sequence ATGCAGAAAAGAGAATACGAAATCGACGGCAATCGGTTCTCTGATCTGCAGGGGTTCTTCGATCAAATCAGCGAGAACCTAATCCTAGGAGCCGAGTGGGGTCGGAACCTCGATGCATTCAATGATATCCTTCGCGGCGGATTCGGAACACCCGACGAGGGCTTTGTTCTCATTTGGAGGAACTCCGAGGAATCGAAGAGGAGACTGGGATACACTGAGACAGTGAAGCAGCTTGAGAGACGGCTTGAGCGATGCCATCCCACCAACCGCGAGGACGTGACGAATGATCTACAAAAAGCGCAACGCAACAAGGGAAGCACCGTTTTCGACTGGCTCGTGGAGATCATCGAAGTTCATTGCAAGGGCGGTGAGGAGGAAGAAGATGCTGTCGAACTTCGCCTCGCATGA
- a CDS encoding ankyrin repeat domain-containing protein: MKHDYLAIMELIRTADFEAMAELAECWDDFPSGKDDLIGRHWITNAIDCGSSEVVAWMLSHGASVPIEVDDGYSVLHSVIERSNEDKYEMMRILIDAGADVNEIGIHGYAPAHQAAVRNDVEALKILHEIGADFRLRTTVDDYATPLEEARSMNQRNASEAIDFLQSLEEEQEAQQAVGGNGGQAH, from the coding sequence ATGAAACACGACTACCTTGCTATCATGGAGCTAATTCGCACAGCGGATTTCGAGGCGATGGCCGAACTCGCAGAGTGTTGGGACGATTTTCCGAGCGGCAAAGATGACTTGATCGGCAGGCATTGGATCACGAACGCCATCGACTGTGGCAGCTCGGAAGTCGTAGCGTGGATGCTTTCTCATGGGGCTTCTGTCCCGATTGAGGTCGATGATGGATACTCCGTGCTCCACAGCGTGATTGAGCGCAGCAATGAAGACAAATATGAGATGATGAGGATCTTGATTGATGCGGGCGCGGACGTGAACGAGATCGGAATTCATGGATATGCGCCAGCCCATCAGGCGGCAGTGAGGAACGACGTTGAAGCTCTCAAGATTCTTCACGAGATCGGCGCAGACTTCAGACTTCGGACGACCGTCGATGATTATGCGACGCCGCTAGAAGAAGCCCGCTCTATGAACCAACGAAATGCCTCTGAGGCTATCGACTTTCTCCAATCACTCGAAGAGGAACAAGAAGCCCAACAAGCCGTGGGTGGCAACGGCGGACAAGCTCACTAG
- a CDS encoding SHOCT domain-containing protein yields the protein MSLTEDIEKLVTLRDRGDLTEEEFREAKARVLSDKSASAPGDPPENPSSTIPTITSNQWWVVFGSFAGNVLYHTIVRGDATRGFLVGTVAAVLIFCAFWVIQALNNTQQNKSEMATPRKPSD from the coding sequence ATGAGCCTTACCGAAGACATCGAGAAGCTAGTTACACTTCGAGATCGAGGTGACCTCACGGAAGAAGAGTTTCGTGAAGCGAAGGCACGGGTTCTATCAGACAAGTCGGCATCTGCCCCCGGGGATCCGCCGGAGAATCCAAGCTCTACCATTCCGACAATCACGTCGAATCAATGGTGGGTAGTCTTCGGGTCATTCGCGGGCAATGTTCTATATCACACCATTGTGAGAGGTGATGCGACTCGTGGTTTCCTGGTGGGCACAGTTGCAGCTGTCCTGATATTCTGTGCGTTTTGGGTGATCCAAGCTCTTAATAATACACAGCAGAACAAGTCGGAGATGGCGACGCCGAGAAAGCCGTCTGATTAA
- a CDS encoding Imm21 family immunity protein has product METATSFGGPFILLPKRLADDWSKAIGDNPEPDSGLYGEVCGSEDFMHLITFQGITVVRIAEEPSDLFWIPDERGGLVLQWIGADSLDDLIVFGQEVASTSEWQETLEFTITDPELRIMDSCGFEGDDQPKIDLSIDPGEYQISATYAEDEDTMATVFRLTKKD; this is encoded by the coding sequence ATGGAAACCGCTACGAGCTTTGGAGGCCCATTCATTCTCCTCCCCAAGAGACTTGCCGACGATTGGTCGAAAGCCATCGGTGACAACCCCGAGCCAGACAGTGGATTGTATGGTGAGGTTTGCGGGAGCGAGGACTTCATGCATCTGATCACCTTCCAAGGGATTACCGTTGTAAGGATCGCTGAAGAGCCGAGTGATCTGTTTTGGATTCCTGACGAGCGAGGAGGCCTCGTCCTCCAGTGGATCGGGGCTGATTCCCTCGATGATTTGATTGTATTCGGCCAGGAGGTTGCTTCGACCAGTGAATGGCAGGAGACACTTGAATTCACCATTACAGATCCGGAACTTCGGATTATGGATTCGTGTGGGTTCGAAGGAGATGACCAGCCTAAGATCGACTTATCCATAGATCCGGGAGAGTATCAGATCAGTGCCACATACGCCGAAGATGAGGACACGATGGCGACCGTCTTTCGGCTTACCAAAAAGGACTAA
- a CDS encoding Imm32 family immunity protein produces MKLPEINATLEKLVDPLKQCIEIARTGSKGEEVAIFANREGLIQIAAYCLDLAERESEGAHYHFDETSVDAAEVPMVITYKKRPNKAVD; encoded by the coding sequence ATGAAACTACCTGAAATCAACGCTACCCTCGAGAAACTGGTAGACCCGTTGAAACAATGCATAGAAATCGCGAGGACAGGATCAAAGGGTGAGGAAGTTGCTATATTCGCTAATCGCGAGGGATTGATTCAGATTGCCGCATATTGTCTGGACCTTGCTGAGCGCGAGTCAGAAGGAGCGCATTACCATTTCGACGAGACTTCTGTAGACGCAGCGGAAGTGCCGATGGTCATCACCTATAAGAAAAGGCCGAACAAGGCGGTGGACTGA